Genomic window (Streptomyces sp. TG1A-60):
CGTTCTGCCCCGTTGACTCGGCGCTCATGGACAACAGCTCCCTGGAACGGTGTTGCTGTGAGAAGTTCACGGACGACACGTACGAAGCGCGCGCACGGACTTCACATACGGAGTTCGCGTGCACGGCGCCGCGCACGGCGGGAAGGACGGGCGGGCGAAGAAGCGCGAACCCCCTCACCCGCCCAGGGAGTGCTCAGTAGCACTCCACGACGCCCTTGTGGAGCGACATCTTCAAGTTGCTCAGCTTGAAGGTTCCGGCAGTGGTCGCCCACGCCGTCTGCTTCACGTCGGTCAGCTGGGCCGAGTCGGCCTGCTGGGCGAACCCGTAGGGGTTGGCCTGCTCGGCGCCGCCCTTCATGCCCGGACCCTTGGTGGCGTCCTTGGCCGCCACACCGATGTCGATGCCCTTGAAGACGGCATCGGCCGAGAGGTCCTCGACGTCGATGTAGAGGTTCTCGGCCTCGACCTTCTTGCCACCGGTACCGGCGGTCAGCTTGAGGCTGACGCTACCGAGGAGCGGGACGTTCGGGGTGACGACCGACTGGCACATGTTGGTGATCGACGCGCTCTTGAACGCCGAAACGGCGACGGGGTGAACCGTCTTCTCGCCCTTGAGGGTGTAGCCCTCGGCGAGCGCCCCGTACTGCGAGAAGCCCTTACCGTCGAGCTGACTCGCCGTCACCTTGAACGACTGCCCCGACACGCTGAACGACGCGGCGAGAGCACCCTGCGCGAGGGCGACACCTATCGCTGCCGTGGCGGCGACGCTGGGCACCATGACCACAGCGAACCGCTTCCATCTGGTCCCGCCACGCACCTGGGACTCCATATTTCCTCCTTCTCGGACGTACATCTCCTGACCGGATCGCCGCTCGGAACGGCGGCTCGGCCGGGCAGGGATGGGAGAAGTGCTACGTCCTCGGGAAGGAGAGCGCCCGCGCTCGGCGACGCGAAAAGCGCCCGAATCACCGGCGATCACCCCCGAGCGACAACCACTGGTCGCGCCTGACACGCATCACGCACAACCTGCTGGACAGGCTCCGCCGTTGAGCGGAGACCCCCCTGCCCAAGAGCCGGCGCCACTGTCGTCGGCCCTACTCGGTGGGGACCCAGAAAACCCGTTGACCCGACTGGCTGGCGGGGTACGGGACAGGACCGAGCGTCGCCGATCGTGGTGCATTCTCGCCGCCCTCGCAAGGGGGGTCGTTACTCGCTAGTAACGGACGGATAACCGAACAACGACCTACCGGCGTCAGCCGACGACTTTGGGTCGCGTCCGGTGAGGCCGCAGATCGGTTGACAGTTGGACAGAGTCCGACAGACCGACGACTTTCTCTTACTGGCAGTAACAGTGGCCGCGATTACCAAGATTTGGTAAAGCGCGGCCACTGTGTCGCTGTGTCGCCAAATCTCTCACTCACGCACCATGCGCCCCGGCACTGCCGGGACCGGGCGGTCCCGGCGTCCCCGAGCACCCCCGCCCACAGCCGGCGCTCGGCCGGGGCGGTGGCTCACGGGCGCCTCAGAACAGGGCCCGCGCCAGTGCCCGCCGCGCCGCGGCCACCCGCGGATCGTCCGCGCCGACCACCTCGAAGAGTTCGAGCAACCGCCGCCGTACGGCGTCCCGGTCCTCCCCCGCCGCGCGCCGCACCGTGTCGATGAGCCGCCCGAACGCGTCCTCCACGTGACCGCCGACGAGATCGAGGTCGGCCGCGGCGATCTGCGCCTGCGCGTCGGCCGGGTTCTCGGCGGCGGCCTTGCGCACCTCCTGCGGGTCCGCGCCCTGCACACGCTGCAGCAACTCGGCCTGCGCGAGGCCCAGTCCGGCCTCACTGTTGCCGGGGTCGTCACTCAGCACGTTCTTGTACGCCTGCACCGCACCGCCGAAGTCACCCGCGTCCAGGGCGCGTACGGCGGCTTCGAGCAGGTGGTCGTACGGGCCGGCCGGGACCTGCGGGGCGGCTTCGGCGGGGGCACCGGGCCCGGCGTCCCGGTCCACCACGAGGCCGGTGAGACCGAAGCGCTCCTCGGCGACCTGCACGAGCTGGTCGAGGGTCGCGCGGATCTGCTGCTCGGGGGCTGCCCCCTGGAAGAGGGGCAGCGCCTGCCCGGCCACCACAGCGAAAACAGCCGGGATCCCCTGGATCCCGAACTGCTGCATCAACATCTGGTTGGCATCGACATCGACCTTGGCGAGGACGAACTTGCCGTGGTACTCGACGGCGAGCCGCTCCAGCACCGGGCTGAGCTGCTTGCAGGGCTGGCACCACTCGGCCCAGAAGTCGATGACGACGGGCACCTCGGTGGACCGCTGCAGGACCTCGCTCTCGAACCCGGCCTCATCGACATCGATGACCAGGCCGGCCGGGGAGACCGCCCCGCCCCCGCCCTGCCCGGCCGCTGCGGCGCGCGCCTGCTCCGCCTTCGTCTTGGCCTCCTGGGCCGCCTTCACCGCGGCGAGGTCGACGACTCCGCTCATGGACATGTTCCGTGGCTGCATGAGTACATCCTCCCCCTTCCGAGCACGCACGTGAAAAGCGCCCCGATCTGAAAACCGGTTCCGCACCTCCGTGTCCGCACGAGCGCCAGGTCCCCACTCGGCGCCCGCCCCGCGGACACGCTTTCGCTACGAGTCGTAGCGTAACGGTCCCGGCGGCTTCTCTGTACCCCTCAGTACCCACTCCCCCGTGATCTGCCTCACCATGCCTCGGAGGAGTTCGGGAACGGCCGGATATGGTCGGTGGATGCAGAGCCGCACCCCCGCCGCCCGCGCCACGGGCCGCCCCCGCAGCGCCGCCGCGGATGCCGCGATCCTTGCGGCGACGCGGGAGGCTCTCGTCGAGCTGGGCTGGTCGAAGCTGACGCTGGGCGACGTGGCCACGCGGGCCGGCGTCGCGAAGACGACCCTCTACCGGCGCTGGGCCGGCAAGAACGAACTGGTCGTCGACGCGGTGGCGGAACTCTTCGACGAACTGCGTCTCCCCGACCGCGGCAGCCTGGCGGGCGACATCGAGGGCGTGGTCCTGCAGTTCGCCGCGATCCTGGTCCGTCCGGAGGCGAGGAGCGGCCTCATGGCCGTCATCGCCGAGTCGACCCGCGACGACGCCCTCCGCGAACGGATCCGCGCCTCCATCGTCGACCGCCAGAAACGCCTCGTCCTGGAGGGCCGCTGCCGTGCCCAGGCCCGCGGCGAACTCCCCCCGGAACCCGACCCCGCCACCACCTCACGCGCCGTCGACCTCATCTTCGACGTTGTCGCGGGTGCGGTGGTCCACCGCGTCCTCGTCAGCGCCGAACCGGCGGACGAGGAGTGGGCACGGGGCTTCACGAGACTGCTACTGCTGGGGTTGAGAGGGGCGGCGGAGCCGGCCCCGTAAGGGACACGGGGAACCGCGCGACCGACCCGGCCGCCCCGCGCATGCCCACCCGGTCTCCGGAAGTCACCGCGGTTGGGGCGTGTTTCGAAAGTGGCGTCGTCCGCCCGGAGGGCGGGGCTCGCGGCGTCTGGTGCGGTGCGTCGCAAGGCGGAGGGTCGCCCGTACCGGGCGTACGCGGGCGATCCCGGCAACGCGGCGAGGCGCCGTGCCGGGACGCCGTGAGCCAGACGGGACCTTCGAAGAACGCCCTAGAACACCGCCGGCTCCGTGTACACCCCCCACTCCTCCCGCAGCACCCCGCAGATCTCCCCCAACGTGGCCTCGGCCCGCGCCGCATCCAGCATCGGCCCGATCATGTTGCCCCCGTCCCGCGCGGCGACGAGTACGGCATCCAGAGCTCGCCGCACAGCGGCGTCGTCCCGCCCCGCCTTCCGCTCCGCGAGCACCCGCGCCTGCTCCCGCTCCACCTCATGACCGACCCGCAGAATCTCCAGGTCCCCGGTCACGGACCCCTGGTGGACGTTGACCCCGACAACCTTCTTCTCCCCCTTCTCCAGAGCCTGCTGGTACCGGAACGCCGACTCCGCGATCTCCCCGGTGAACCACCCGTCCTCGATCCCCCGCAGAATCCCGGACGTGATCGGCCCGATGGGGTGCCGCCCGTCGGGGTGGGCCCGCAGCCCCCGCTCCTCGATCTGGTCGAAGATCTTCTCCGCGTCCGCCTCGATCCGGTCGGTGAGCTGCTCGATGTACCACGAACCGCCGAGCGGATCGGCCACGTTGGCGACGCCGGTCTCCTCCATGAGCACCTGCTGCGTACGCAGCGCGATCTCGGCGGCCTGCGCGGAGGGCAGCGCCAGGGTCTCGTCCAGGGCGTTGGTGTGCAGGGAGTTGGTCCCGCCGAGGACCGCCGCGAGCGCCTCCACCGCCGTGCGCACCACGTTGTTGTACGGCTGCTGCGCGGTCAGTGAGACACCTGCCGTCTGCGTGTGGAACCGCAGCCACTGCGCCTTGTCGGTCCGCGCCCCGTACACGTCCCGCATCCACCGCGCCCAGATCCTGCGCGCCGCGCGGAACTTGGCGATCTCCTCGAAGAAATCGACGTGCGCGTCGAAGAAGAAGGACAGCCCGGGCGCGAACACGTCGACATCCATCCCCCGGCTGAGCCCCAGCTCGACGTACCCGAACCCGTCCGCGAGCGTGTACGCCAGCTCCTGCGCGGCGGTGGCTCCGGCCTCGCGGATGTGATAGCCGGAGACGGACAACGGCTTGTAGGCGGGAATCTCGGCCGCGCAGTGCTCCATGAGGTCACCGATGAGCCGGAGATGCGGCTCCGGCGGGAAGAGCCACTCCTTCTGCGCGATGTACTCCTTGAAGATGTCGGTCTGCAGCGTGCCGTTCAGCACGCCGGGATCGACGCCCTGCCGCTCGGCAGCGACGAGATACAGACAGAAAACGGGGACAGCGGGCCCGCTGATCGTCATGGACGTGGTGACGTCCCCGAGCGGAATGTCCTTGAACAGCGCCTCCATGTCGGCTGCGGAGTCGACGGCCACCCCACAGTGCCCGACCTCTCCCGACGACCGGGGATCATCGGAATCCCGCCCCATGAGGGTCGGCATGTCGAACGCGACGGACAGCCCCCCGCCCCCGTGGGCCAGGATCATCGTGTACCGCTCGTTGGTCTGCCGCGCGTTCCCGAACCCCGCGAACTGCCGGATCGTCCACGTCCGCCCCCGGTACCCCGTCGGATACAGCCCGCGCGTGAACGGGTACTCCCCCGGCCACCCGATCCGCTCGAACCCCGCGTACACGTCCCCCGCCCGGGGCCCGTACGCCGCCTCCACCACATCCCCGGAAACCGTCGTGAAGTCCCCCTCCCGCTTCCGCCCGGCGTCATACCGCGCCTGCCAGCGTCGGCGACCTTCTTCGATGGCGTCAGCGTCCATGAGTCCGATTTTACTTGGATGCCCCAATAAGGGGCGGTGGTACGGGTCAGGAGGCGCGCGCGGGGCGCGGAAGAGCACCCGTTAGGCTCGACGCCATGAAGAAGAGCGTCTTGACCCGCTACCGGGTGATGGCCTACGTCACCGCTGTACTGCTGATCCTGCTGACGGTGGGCGTGATCGGGAAGCGCCTGCTGGGCATGGACGGCTTCGACGGCTTCGTCACGGTGGTCGGCTTCGCGCACGGCTGGCTGTACGTGCTGTACCTGGTCTTCGCCTTCGACCTCGGCAGCAAGGCGAAGATGCCGCTGGGCCGCCTCGCCTGGGTGCTGCTCGCCGGCACGGTCCCCACGGCCGCCTTCTTCGTCGAACGCAAGGTGAGCCGGGAGGTCGAGCCGCTCATCCTCAAGGACGCGGCCCCCAAGCCCGCCGCGGCCTGACCCCCGGCAAGCCCGGCGGTCGACCGCGGCCGGCACGCGCTCACTCGGCAGGGCACCTGCCCTCACCGTCGACGAATCCGGGTTCCGGCCATCCGGCGACGGACGACGGTCGACCGGCAGAATGGCGGCGGACATCGCGAGGTCGGACGTCTCCGGGGCACCGGCGGCGAAACCACCGGCAAGCGGTAGCGGGCACCGGCCGTTGACGGCCGGCGCTCAGCTCTCCTCGAAGTCCCCCGCCGCCACCCTCAGCGGGCGGAGCATCGCGAAGATCTCGGCGCATTCCTCGGCGTCGTAGGCGCTGAGGCCGAAGTCCATGGACATGAGGTCGCGGGTGGCGGCGTCGCAGACCTCGCGGCCCTTGTCGGTGATGGAGGCGAGGGTGCCGCGGCCGTCGGCGGGGTTGGGGCGCTTGTCGACGAGGCCGGACCTCACCAGGCGGTCGACGGTGTTCGTCACGGAGGTGGGGTGCACCATCAGCCGCTCACCGATCTTGGACATCGGCAGCTCGCCCTTCTGGGAGAAGGTGAGGAGCACAAGGGCCTCGTAACGCGCGAAGGTCAGCCCGTACGGCTTGACGACCGCGTCGACCTCGGCCAGCAGGATCTGCTGGGCGCGCATGATCGAGGTGATCGCGGCCATGGACGGGACGTTTCCCCAGCGCTGCTTCCAGTGCTCGTCGGCACGCGAGATGGGGTCGAAGGATAGGCTGAGCGGCTTCGGCACGGCATCGACCTTATCGGCCGGTCACATGCCGGTCAGCACCGTCTCGCGTTTCGGTCGCCCGGCGGAGCCCCGGCAGAGCCTCAGCAGTGCTCCCCGCGCCGCCTCCCGGCCGGTGTCGCACCCGAGTCGATCTGTCGCCCTGGGGAACGATTATGCGCAAGTCGTGGCCAGTGGGAACCGAACGCCACCGTCCCGGGGAGCAGAGGGAGAAGATGTCCCGGCTGGTCCGTAACGACACCAGCCGCAACGGCAACGGCCCGCTGAACGGCGACCGGGGCACCGCCTGGTGCAACCCGCCCGCCCCGCCGACCACCGACACCGGGGAGCCGGCCCCGATGCCTATCGGGGGATCAAGCGTCCCGGGGAGTGCCGCGGTCGGCCGGCGGCGGGCCGGTGGTGGCCGGACCACGCCCTGGGGCTGGCGCGCACCTCCAGGCCGGCGCCGCGACAGACGACGTCCGCCCCGTCGCGACGCCCGGCACCAGCGGCCACCCCTCTCACCACACCTGGATCCACTTCGCCTCCGACGGCGTCCCCTCCGCGTCCGTCACGAACAGCATGTACCAGCCGGGCGGGACGAGGGTCCGGTCCGCCGGCACGTCGACGGTGACGGAGTCCGGGGTCTTCGTCACCTCCAGGGCGATGGACCGCTGTTCGACATCCGTGGTGTGGGTGACGGCGCTGGGGCGCATCAGCCTGGCGTTGACGACGCGTTCGGGGTGGCTGGTGGCGAAGGTGGCGCGGCCCTTGCCGTCGACCTCCTGGGGACCGTCGCCGAGGACGGGACGCTTCTTGCCGTACTTGTGGAGCAACGGCGGCGTGTAGACCTCCATGCGCTGTTCGAAGTGGCCCAGCTTGGTGTTCCGCTGGTCGTCGAAGAGCGGGTCGGAGCCGAAGGTGGCGACGCGGCCGTCGGGCAGGAGCAGGGCCTCGGAGTGGTAGTTGCGGCCGACCTTGGGGGCGGCGGCGCCGCGGAAGGAGTTGGACTTCGGGTCGTAGAACTGCGCCTTGAGGATGTTGCTGGCGCTGCGGCCCCGGTAGCCGCCGGAGCCGTTGGAGGTGAAGACGGTGTCGTCCGGCATGAGCACGCTGTTCAGATAGCGGGTGCCCTGGGGGAGGTCGGGGCCGTCCTCGAAGGCCGGGTTCTCCTTCTTCAGGTCGATGACGGCGGTGCGCGAGGTCGACTCCTCGGACTCGCCGACGCCTCCGCCACCGAGGATCATCACCTTCTGGTCCTGGGCGGGCGGCAGCAGCACGGACGCCGAGGTCTCCGTCTGGTCGAGGTCGGTGAGGCCCGGGACCTTCTCGAACTCGTTGGTCTTCGGGTCCCAGAGACCGGGTTCGCGGCCGAGGTCGTCGGGCCCGTAACCGGCGTTCGAGGCGGGGTAGAAGAGCTTGCCGCCCTTGGTGAGGAAGAGGGCGGGGTACGTGGGGAAGTACCGCTTGGGGCCCGGCTTCCACTTCTTGGTCTCCGGGTCGTAGATCTCGTTGTCACCGGGATCGACGACGCCCACGTCGTCCAGGCCGGAGACGGCGAGCACACGCCCGTCCTCCAGTCCGACGAGCGTCGGGTACCAGCGGGCCTTGTCCATCGGGGCGACCGGCACGTACATCTCGGCCGTCGGGTCGAACTCGTACGCGGCCCTGATCCCCTGGAAGTCCTGCTTGTCCAGGGTGATCTTCTCGGAGAGGCCGTACGTGTTGGCGGCGTCCTTGCCCTTGAGCCCGACGATCTCGTACTGGGCCTGCCGGGGCATGACGGACTCCGGGCCCTTCTTCACGGCCTCGACGAACACCCGGGCCTCGCTCGCGGTGACCTTGGTCTCCCAGGGCCGCATCACGCCGGCCTGGTCGTAGGTGATGTCGAAGTCGCGTCTGGCCTTGGGGACGGTGACGTCGAAGCGGCTGACG
Coding sequences:
- a CDS encoding DUF6230 family protein, with product MESQVRGGTRWKRFAVVMVPSVAATAAIGVALAQGALAASFSVSGQSFKVTASQLDGKGFSQYGALAEGYTLKGEKTVHPVAVSAFKSASITNMCQSVVTPNVPLLGSVSLKLTAGTGGKKVEAENLYIDVEDLSADAVFKGIDIGVAAKDATKGPGMKGGAEQANPYGFAQQADSAQLTDVKQTAWATTAGTFKLSNLKMSLHKGVVECY
- a CDS encoding tetratricopeptide repeat protein, whose amino-acid sequence is MQPRNMSMSGVVDLAAVKAAQEAKTKAEQARAAAAGQGGGGAVSPAGLVIDVDEAGFESEVLQRSTEVPVVIDFWAEWCQPCKQLSPVLERLAVEYHGKFVLAKVDVDANQMLMQQFGIQGIPAVFAVVAGQALPLFQGAAPEQQIRATLDQLVQVAEERFGLTGLVVDRDAGPGAPAEAAPQVPAGPYDHLLEAAVRALDAGDFGGAVQAYKNVLSDDPGNSEAGLGLAQAELLQRVQGADPQEVRKAAAENPADAQAQIAAADLDLVGGHVEDAFGRLIDTVRRAAGEDRDAVRRRLLELFEVVGADDPRVAAARRALARALF
- a CDS encoding TetR/AcrR family transcriptional regulator, encoding MQSRTPAARATGRPRSAAADAAILAATREALVELGWSKLTLGDVATRAGVAKTTLYRRWAGKNELVVDAVAELFDELRLPDRGSLAGDIEGVVLQFAAILVRPEARSGLMAVIAESTRDDALRERIRASIVDRQKRLVLEGRCRAQARGELPPEPDPATTSRAVDLIFDVVAGAVVHRVLVSAEPADEEWARGFTRLLLLGLRGAAEPAP
- a CDS encoding methylmalonyl-CoA mutase family protein, producing MDADAIEEGRRRWQARYDAGRKREGDFTTVSGDVVEAAYGPRAGDVYAGFERIGWPGEYPFTRGLYPTGYRGRTWTIRQFAGFGNARQTNERYTMILAHGGGGLSVAFDMPTLMGRDSDDPRSSGEVGHCGVAVDSAADMEALFKDIPLGDVTTSMTISGPAVPVFCLYLVAAERQGVDPGVLNGTLQTDIFKEYIAQKEWLFPPEPHLRLIGDLMEHCAAEIPAYKPLSVSGYHIREAGATAAQELAYTLADGFGYVELGLSRGMDVDVFAPGLSFFFDAHVDFFEEIAKFRAARRIWARWMRDVYGARTDKAQWLRFHTQTAGVSLTAQQPYNNVVRTAVEALAAVLGGTNSLHTNALDETLALPSAQAAEIALRTQQVLMEETGVANVADPLGGSWYIEQLTDRIEADAEKIFDQIEERGLRAHPDGRHPIGPITSGILRGIEDGWFTGEIAESAFRYQQALEKGEKKVVGVNVHQGSVTGDLEILRVGHEVEREQARVLAERKAGRDDAAVRRALDAVLVAARDGGNMIGPMLDAARAEATLGEICGVLREEWGVYTEPAVF
- a CDS encoding DUF3817 domain-containing protein; translated protein: MKKSVLTRYRVMAYVTAVLLILLTVGVIGKRLLGMDGFDGFVTVVGFAHGWLYVLYLVFAFDLGSKAKMPLGRLAWVLLAGTVPTAAFFVERKVSREVEPLILKDAAPKPAAA
- a CDS encoding MarR family transcriptional regulator; the encoded protein is MPKPLSLSFDPISRADEHWKQRWGNVPSMAAITSIMRAQQILLAEVDAVVKPYGLTFARYEALVLLTFSQKGELPMSKIGERLMVHPTSVTNTVDRLVRSGLVDKRPNPADGRGTLASITDKGREVCDAATRDLMSMDFGLSAYDAEECAEIFAMLRPLRVAAGDFEES
- a CDS encoding kelch motif-containing protein; amino-acid sequence: MAHQLSKKTRKKLLGVGAVALLAGLNAPAAVGFAQERYHEWKIAQPGYQARYGSWAQVDIPKDFRTNAIHAALLHTGKVLIVAGSGNEQKKFDRGSFDTVLWDPVKNTYKKIPTPVDFFCAGHAQLPSGRILVAGGTARYELLDGEVERAGGGMRVKNENPDEAMVLKKGTRFRSPSGVEYVSRFDVTVPKARRDFDITYDQAGVMRPWETKVTASEARVFVEAVKKGPESVMPRQAQYEIVGLKGKDAANTYGLSEKITLDKQDFQGIRAAYEFDPTAEMYVPVAPMDKARWYPTLVGLEDGRVLAVSGLDDVGVVDPGDNEIYDPETKKWKPGPKRYFPTYPALFLTKGGKLFYPASNAGYGPDDLGREPGLWDPKTNEFEKVPGLTDLDQTETSASVLLPPAQDQKVMILGGGGVGESEESTSRTAVIDLKKENPAFEDGPDLPQGTRYLNSVLMPDDTVFTSNGSGGYRGRSASNILKAQFYDPKSNSFRGAAAPKVGRNYHSEALLLPDGRVATFGSDPLFDDQRNTKLGHFEQRMEVYTPPLLHKYGKKRPVLGDGPQEVDGKGRATFATSHPERVVNARLMRPSAVTHTTDVEQRSIALEVTKTPDSVTVDVPADRTLVPPGWYMLFVTDAEGTPSEAKWIQVW